The following are encoded together in the Coffea eugenioides isolate CCC68of unplaced genomic scaffold, Ceug_1.0 ScVebR1_2510;HRSCAF=3550, whole genome shotgun sequence genome:
- the LOC113756887 gene encoding U5 small nuclear ribonucleoprotein 40 kDa protein-like has protein sequence MQTENALSVLGSRPMEIATVPNIGPDTNGKQRKSSLESPIMLLTGHQSAIYTMKFNPAGNIIASGSHDKEIFLWNVHGDCKNYMVLKGHKNAVLDVQWTTDGWTIVSASPDKTIRAWDVETGKQIKKMAEHSSFVNSCCPARRGPPLIVSGSDDGTAKLWDMRQRGAIQTFPDKYQITAVSFSDASDKIYSGGIDNDVKVWDLRRNEVTMTLQGHQDMITGMQLSPDGSYLLTNGMDCTLRIWDMRPYAPQNRCVKILEGHQHNFEKNLLKCSWSSDGSKVTAGSSDRMVYVWDTTSRRILYKLPGHTGSINECVFHPSEPVIGSCSSDKQIYLGEI, from the coding sequence ATGCAAACTGAAAATGCTCTCTCTGTGCTTGGTTCAAGGCCAATGGAAATAGCTACTGTTCCAAATATTGGTCCTGATACTAATGGAAAGCAGCGAAAATCAAGTTTGGAATCACCTATAATGCTGCTGACTGGCCATCAAAGTGCCATCTATACAATGAAGTTCAATCCAGCAGGAAACATCATTGCATCTGGTTCTCATGATAAAGAAATATTTCTGTGGAATGTACATGGTGATTGCAAAAACTACATGGTTTTGAAAGGACACAAGAATGCAGTTTTGGATGTACAGTGGACTACTGATGGCTGGACAATAGTCTCAGCTAGCCCAGACAAGACAATTAGGGCATGGGATGTTGAGACCGGAAAACAGATAAAAAAGATGGCAGAACACTCCTCGTTTGTAAATTCTTGTTGTCCTGCTCGAAGAGGTCCTCCTTTAATTGTCAGTGGATCTGACGATGGTACTGCTAAACTTTGGGATATGCGTCAAAGGGGTGCAATACAAACTTTTCCAGATAAGTACCAAATTACTGCAGTGAGTTTTTCTGATGCATCTGATAAGATTTACAGTGGAGGTATAGACAACGATGTCAAAGTTTGGGATTTGCGAAGAAATGAAGTTACTATGACACTTCAAGGCCATCAGGATATGATAACTGGTATGCAGTTAAGTCCAGATGGTTCGTATCTTCTTACTAATGGCATGGACTGTACACTTCGCATATGGGATATGCGTCCATATGCCCCTCAGAACCGATGTGTGAAGATTTTAGAAGGTCACCAgcacaattttgaaaaaaactTGTTGAAATGCAGCTGGTCATCTGATGGAAGCAAGGTCACAGCTGGAAGTTCTGACCGCATGGTTTACGTATGGGATACAACTTCTCGGCGTATACTGTATAAACTTCCTGGTCATACTGGATCCATAAATGAATGCGTCTTCCATCCTAGTGAACCTGTTATTGGTTCTTGCAGTAGTGATAAGCAGATTTATCTAGGTGAGATATGA